One window of Channa argus isolate prfri chromosome 4, Channa argus male v1.0, whole genome shotgun sequence genomic DNA carries:
- the LOC137125041 gene encoding kinesin heavy chain-like, whose amino-acid sequence MVDAAECGVRVMCRFRPLNEAEITRGDKYIPKFKDDDTVVITGKPYVFDRVLPPNTTQEHVYDQCAKQIVKDVLGGYNGTIFAYGQTSSGKTHTMEGKLHNPQLMGIIPRIAHDIFDHIYSMDENLEFHIKVSYFEIYLDKIRDLLDVSKTNLAVHEDKNRVPYVKGCTERFVSSPEEVMDVIDEGKANRHVAVTNMNEHSSRSHSIFLINIKQENMETEKKLSGKLYLVDLAGSEKVSKTGAEGAVLDEAKNINKSLSALGNVISALAEGTKTHVPYRDSKMTRILQDSLGGNCRTTIIICCSPSIYNEAETKSTLMFGQRAKTIKNTVSVNLELTAEEWKKKYEKEKEKNKSLKNIIQRLEAELNRWRNGENVPEDEQLSSKEQKTVEAYDNTPVIDNLLPAGGGVSVSEEERSKYEEDISSLYKLLDNKDDEINLHSQLAEQLKEQMMDQDELLASTRRDYEKIQEELCRLQTENELAKEEVKEVLQALEELAVNYDQKSQEVEERDRANLQLTEELQHKTALLLAVQRELNQLQELNGLQRKRAAEVLNLLLRDLSDISAIIGISDVKITASSEMKGNGSAVEEEFTVARLYISKMKSEVKSLVNRGKQLENAQADAHRKIQANEKELTSCQLLISQHQAKIKSLTDYMQNMEQKKRQLEESQDALTEELVKLQAQEKRHEVLGEEKEKEDISRPDGGEDIKKTLEEQLESHREAHQKQLSRLRDEIEDKQRMLDELTDLNQGLLLEQERLISDNEKLKAEEQEKDVKLQKLMMLNEQREQAREDLKGLEETVAKELQTLHNLRKLFVQDLTTRVKKSAELDCEEGLGHVAQKQKISFLENNLEQLTKVHKQLVRDNADLRCELPKLEKRLRATAERVKALENALKEAKENAMRDRKRYQQEVDRIKEAVRAKNMARRGYSAQIAKPIRPGHHPLSSPSSNVNRAGSIWAHTN is encoded by the exons ATGGTGGATGCGGCGGAGTGCGGGGTGAGAGTGATGTGCCGCTTCAGGCCCCTGAACGAGGCCGAAATTACCCGAGGAGACAAGTACATCCCCAAATTCAAAGACGACGACACAGTGGTCATAACG GGTAAACCCTACGTGTTCGACCGTGTGCTGCCTCCCAACACAACACAGGAGCATGTGTACGACCAGTGCGCCAAACAGATCGTTAAAG ATGTGCTGGGTGGCTATAACGGGACCATCTTCGCCTACGGACAGACGTCCTCTGGGAAGACACACACCATGGAG GGCAAGCTGCACAACCCCCAGCTGATGGGAATCATCCCTCGCATCGCGCACGACATCTTTGACCACATCTACTCCATGGACGAGAATCTGGAGTTTCACATTAAG GTTTCCTATTTTGAAATCTACTTGGACAAGATCAGAGACCTGCTAGATG TGTCAAAGACAAACCTCGCTGTGCAcgaagacaaaaacagagtgCCCTATGTCAAG GGTTGCACTGAGCGTTTTGTGTCCAGTCCAGAGGAGGTGATGGACGTCATTGATGAGGGCAAAGCCAATCGGCACGTGGCAGTGACCA ACATGAACGAGCACAGCTCTCGTAGCCACAGCATCTTCTTAATCAACATCAAGCAGGAAAACATGGAGACCGAGAAGAAACTGTCGGGGAAGCTTTACCTGGTCGATCTGGCAGGCAGTGAGAAG GTGAGTAAGACGGGAGCCGAGGGAGCGGTGCTGGATGAAGCGAAGAACATCAACAAATCTCTGTCGGCGTTGGGAAACGTCATTTCAGCTCTGGCTGAGGGAACA AAAACCCACGTGCCGTATAGGGACAGTAAGATGACTCGGATCCTGCAGGACTCTCTGGGAGGAAACTGTcgcaccaccatcatcatctgcTGCTCACCGTCCATCTACAACGAGGCTGAGACCAAATCCACGCTCATGTTTGGACAGAG GGCTAAGACCATCAAGAACACGGTGTCGGTGAACCTGGAGCTGACGGCCGAGGAGTGGAAGAAGAAATacgagaaggagaaggagaagaacaaGAGCCTGAAAAACATCATCCAGAGGCTGGAGGCTGAACTCAACCGCTGGAGGAATG GGGAAAATGTTCCTGAGGACGAGCAGCTGAGCTCCAAAGAGCAGAAGACCGTGGAAGCTTATGACAACACTCCCGTCATCGACAACCTGCTGCCGGCTGGAGGAGGAGTCTCTGTGTCGGAGGAGGAGCGGAGCAAGTATGAAGAGGACATCAGCAGCCTGTACAAGCTGCTGGACAACAAG GACGATGAGATCAACCTGCACAGTCAACTTGCTGAGCAACTGAAGGAGCAGATGATGGACCAGGATGAG CTGCTGGCGTCCACGCGGCGCGACTACGAGAAGATCCAGGAGGAGCTGTGCCGACTCCAGACGGAGAATGAGCTGGCCaaggaggaagtgaaggagGTGCTGCAGGCCCTGGAGGAGCTGGCCGTCAACTACGACCAGAAGAGCCAGGAGGTGGAGGAAAGAGACCGAGCCAACCTGCAACTGACCGAGGAGCTGCAGCACAAGACG GCGCTGCTGTTAGCGGTGCAGAGGGAGCTGAATCAGCTGCAGGAGTTGAACGGCCTGCAAAGGAAAAGAGCTGCCGAAGTCCTCAATCTGCTGCTGCGTGACCTCAGTGACATCAGCGCTATCATCGGCATCAGCGACGTCAAGATCACTGCG TCCTCAGAGATGAAGGGGAACGGCTCAGCTGTGGAGGAGGAGTTCACAGTGGCTCGCCTTTACATCAGCAAGATGAAGTCAGAGGTCAAGTCTCTGGTCAACCGTGGCAAGCAGCTGGAGAACGCCCAGGCCGACGCCCACCGCAAGATCCAGGCCAATGAGAAGGAGCTGACATCATGTCAGCTGCTTATCTCACAG CACCAGGCCAAGATCAAGTCTCTGACAGACTACATGCAGAACATGGAGCAGAAGAAGAGGCAGCTGGAGGAGAGTCAGGACGCTCTGACCGAGGAGCTCGTCAAGCTGCAGGCGCAGG AGAAAAGGCATGAGGTGTtgggggaggagaaggagaaagaagacatcAGCAGACCGGATGGAGGCGAGGACATCAAG AAAACGctggaggagcagctggagAGCCACAGGGAGGCTCATCAGAAGCAGCTTAGCCGCCTCCGAGACGAGATTGAAGACAAGCAGAGGATGTTGGACGAACTCACAGA TCTAAACCAGGGCCTGTTGCTGGAGCAGGAGAGACTTATATCAGACAATGAAAAACTGAAGGCTGAAGAGCAGGAGAAGGACGTCAAGCTACAGAAACTTAT GATGCTGAATGAACAAAGGGAACAGGCCAGAGAGGACTTGAAGGGCCTGGAGGAGACTGTG GCCAAAGAGCTGCAGACTCTGCACAACCTGCGTAAACTTTTTGTGCAGGATCTCACCACGAGGGTCAAGAAG AGCGCAGAGCTGGACTGTGAGGAGGGACTTGGCCATGTGGCCCAGAAACAAAAGATCTCCTTCCTGGAGAACAACTTGGAGCAGCTCACCAAGGTCCACAAACAG CTGGTTCGAGACAATGCAGACCTTCGCTGCGAGCTGCCCAAGCTGGAGAAGCGTCTGCGGGCCACGGCCGAGCGAGTCAAAGCCCTGGAGAATGCCCTGAAGGAGGCCAAGGAGAACGCCATGAGGGACCGCAAGCGCTACCAGCAGGAGGTGGACCGCATCAAAGAGGCTGTCCGGGCCAAGAACATGGCCAGGCGAGGGTACTCTGCTCAGATTG caaaGCCCATCAGGCCAGGCCATCATCCACTGTCATCCCCCAGCAGCAACGTCAACCGAGCTGGAAGCATCTGGGCCCACACCAACTAA